From one Campylobacter concisus genomic stretch:
- a CDS encoding beta-ketoacyl synthase chain length factor — protein sequence MKFQVDFFDAIAYGDVGEDLARYKKEFDLAKIPPIQRRRLSSAAKCAFSLLSGFNKLDMPVIFSSYEGEINRCFELETTLAKAEPVSPTSFSLSVHNAISSLLSIEAKNHNEILAISSFSPVEDALQAAFLRLNDGYEKVLILAYHESIKQSYFDEKKPSFMLALIVSKAKNERVLTLKRAKKEKEICGNLLKSFIVNFDPKISKSWQSCSYSSSWNFSYEP from the coding sequence ATGAAATTTCAAGTTGATTTTTTTGATGCGATAGCTTATGGCGATGTCGGCGAGGATCTGGCTAGATACAAAAAAGAATTTGATCTAGCAAAAATTCCACCGATTCAAAGAAGAAGGCTAAGTAGTGCTGCAAAGTGCGCTTTTAGCTTGCTTAGTGGCTTTAATAAGCTTGATATGCCAGTTATTTTTAGCTCATATGAAGGAGAGATAAATCGCTGCTTTGAGCTAGAGACTACACTGGCAAAAGCTGAGCCAGTTTCGCCTACTTCGTTTTCACTTTCGGTGCATAATGCTATCTCGTCACTTCTTAGTATAGAAGCTAAAAATCACAATGAAATTTTAGCCATTTCCTCTTTTAGTCCAGTCGAAGATGCGCTGCAAGCTGCGTTTTTAAGGCTAAATGACGGATATGAAAAGGTGCTAATACTTGCCTATCATGAGTCGATAAAGCAGAGTTATTTTGATGAGAAAAAACCGTCATTTATGCTCGCTCTTATTGTCTCAAAGGCAAAAAATGAGAGAGTTTTAACTCTAAAAAGAGCTAAAAAAGAAAAAGAAATTTGCGGGAATTTATTAAAAAGCTTTATTGTAAATTTTGATCCAAAAATATCAAAAAGCTGGCAAAGTTGTAGTTATTCTTCATCTTGGAATTTTAGCTATGAGCCTTAA